The Nerophis ophidion isolate RoL-2023_Sa linkage group LG24, RoL_Noph_v1.0, whole genome shotgun sequence genome includes a region encoding these proteins:
- the LOC133542453 gene encoding piggyBac transposable element-derived protein 4-like produces the protein MQTEEPQPSHIKMEEEYPLILHFKKEEEHLLIPHFKEEEEDPLTPHFKEEALDPQSSHIMEEEEDPLTPHINWDSDVGEEISETEDFSETEDIVIVDPDCQFSYDEEDSEDESAVVPPTDENQGMQQSSCTEGTWASKDGNIKWSTSPHPSRGRLSSSNVIQMTPGPTRFAVTRVDEIQSAFQLFISPPIERIILEMTNLEGRRVFREKWKPLDQTDWHAYIGVLLLAGVYRSKGEATASLWNEENGRPIFRATMSLETFHMISRVICFDNRDTRAGRRERDKLAAIRDVWDKWVENLPLLYNPGPHVTVDERLVPFRGRCPFLQYMPKKPAKYGIKIWAACDAKSSYAWNMQVYTGKLPGGTSEKNQGMRVVLEMSEGLQGHNITCDNFFTSYRLGDELQKRRLTMLGTVSRNKPELPTEILKMRGRPLHSSIFAFTEKATIVSYCPKRDKNVLVMSTMHTEASLSTREDMKPQMILDYNSTKGGVDNLDQVTATYSCQRKTARWPLVIFYNIVDVSAYNAYVLWTAIDQKWNAGKLYRRRLFLEELGKALVTPKIQTRARPARSPAAAAVIERVRLRSPNQHPVDTGGKKRKRCQVCPTRVDSKTSTSCVKCKNYICRKHTVTFCPSCGEH, from the coding sequence atgcagacggaggagccacagccctctcaCATTAAGAtggaagaggaatacccactgatcctccattttaaaaaggaagaggaacacCTATTGataccccattttaaagaggaagaagaggacccgctgacaccccattttaaagaggaagcgcTGGATCCACAGAGCTCTCACATtatggaggaagaggaggacccacttaCCCCTCACATTAACTGGGATAGTGATGTAGGGGAAGAGATTTCAGAAACAGAGGATTTTTCAGAGACAGAGGACATTGTTATTGTTGATCCAGATTGTCAATTTTCCTATGATGAGGAGGATTCAGAGGACGAGTCTGCCGTTGTTCCTCCAACAGATGAAAACCAAGGAATGCAGCAATCATCATGCACAGAGGGGACATGGGCATCTAAGGACGGTAATATAAAATGGTCAACGTCACCACACCCAAGCCGAGGCAGACTATCATCTTCCAACGTGATCCAAATGACTCCCGGTCCCACAAGATTTGCTGTCACACGAGTTGATGAGATTCAATCCGCATTTCAGCTCTTCATATCCCCACCGATAGAGAGGATTATTCTGGAAATGACCAACTTGGAGGGGAGACGTGTGTTTCGAGAGAAATGGAAGCCACTGGATCAGACCGACTGGCATGCTTACATTGGAGTTCTGCTATTAGCTGGAGTGTACAGGTCAAAGGGAGAAGCCACTGCGAGTCTGTGGAATGAAGAGAATGGAAGGCCAATCTTTCGTGCAACAATGTCTCTGGAGACATTCCACATGATATCTCGTGTAATCTGCTTTGACAACCGCGACACCAGAGCTGGTCGTCGTGAAAGAGACAAACTAGCCGCGATCAGAGACGTGTGGGATAAATGGGTTGAGAATTTACCTTTGTTGTACAATCCTGGTCCCCACGTTACCGTAGATGAGCGCCTTGTTCCATTCAGGGGGCGCTGTCCTTTCTTACAGTACATGCCCAAGAAGCCCGCCAAGTACGGCATCAAAATATGGGCAGCCTGTGATGCAAAATCCAGCTATGCATGGAATATGCAAGTATACACCGGAAAGCTACCCGGAGGAACATCTGAGAAGAATCAGGGGATGCGTGTGGTGCTGGAAATGAGTGAAGGGCTGCAAGGTCATAACATCACATGTGACAATTTCTTTACTTCCTACCGCCTTGGAGATGAACTTCAGAAGAGAAGGCTGACCATGTTGGGAACAGTCAGCAGAAATAAGCCGGAACTTCCCACGGAAATTCTGAAGATGCGGGGCAGACCTCTGCATTCCTCAATATTTGCTTTCACTGAGAAAGCAACAATTGTTTCATACTGCCCGAAGAGAGACAAGAATGTTCTTGTAATGAGTACAATGCACACGGAGGCATCTCTGAGCACGAGAGAAGACATGAAGCCACAAATGATCCTGGATTATAACTCCACCAAAGGAGGAGTGGACAATCTGGACCAAGTCACAGCAACATACAGCTGCCAGCGCAAGACAGCCCGTTGGCCTTTGGTGATTTTCTACAACATTGTGGACGTGTCTGCTTACAATGCCTATGTCCTGTGGACTGCAATCGACCAGAAATGGAATGCCGGCAAATTGTACAGACGTCGGCTTTTCCTGGAAGAACTCGGCAAAGCGCTTGTCACTCCCAAGATCCAGACGCGGGCCAGGCCAGCTCGATCCCCGGCGGCTGCAGCTGTCATTGAAAGGGTCAGACTCAGGTCACCCAaccaacatccagtggacacaggTGGGAAGAAAAGGAAACGATGCCAGGTGTGTCCCACCCGAGTGGACAGTAAAACAAGTACCTCTTGTGTGAAATGCAAGAATTACATCTGCAGAAAGCACACAGTAACATTCTGTCCATCATGTGGAGAGCATTGA
- the LOC133542520 gene encoding oocyte zinc finger protein XlCOF6.1-like, with the protein MQTEEPQPSHIKKEEEYFQISHFKNEVEHPLIPHFKEEEEDPQSSHIKEEEEEHSISQHLEGLEEFDVTKIPVTGVPVKSEDDEVKGESEERGGGEPPSSSSTQHMTTEADGDHCGGSQADKLLAPLSDSEDTTSHSPDTDDEDSEDDKTCHTDNTHFTCSFCDKNFKYSGDLKRHMRIHTGEKPFSCSECGKDFRLIQTMKHHMRIHTGEKPFSCSICGKDFKQRPHLKVHMRIHTGEKPFSCSECGKRFVLNDNLKVHMRTHTGEKPFSCSICGKNVTQRQNLKKHMRIHTGEKTFSCSICGKNFTQRQYLNTHMRTHTGETFSCSECGKSFVRNQSLKEHMRKHTGEKTFSCIVCGKIFVRSHNLKVHMRTHTGEKPFSCSICSKDFTRRDHFQKHMRTHTEEKPFSC; encoded by the coding sequence atgcagacggaggagccacagccctcccacattaagaaggaagaggaatactttCAGATctcccattttaaaaatgaagtgGAACACCCACTAATCcctcattttaaagaggaagaggaggatccacagagctctcacattaaggaggaagaggaggaacacagcatcagtcagcatcttgaaggactggaggagtttgatgtcaccaagatcccagtgactggtgtccctgtgaagagtgaagatgatgaggtcaaaggtgagagtgaggagaggggagggggggagcctccaagcagcagctcaactcaacacatgacaacagaagctgatggagaccactgtggaggatcacaagcagacaagctcttagctccactatcagatagtgaggacacaacgtcacactctcctgacactgatgatgaagactctgaagatgataagacatgtcacactgacaacacacacttcacatgttctttctgtgacaaaaattttaaatattctggtgatttgaaaagacacatgagaatacacactggagagaaacccttttcctgctcagaatgtggtaaagattttagaCTAATACAAACAATGAAACatcacatgagaatacacactggagaaaaacctttttcatgttcaatctgcggtaaagattttaagCAAAggccacatttgaaagtacacatgagaatacacactggagaaaagcctttttcctgctcagaatgtggtaaaagatTTGTATTGAATGacaatttaaaagtacacatgagaacacacaccggagaaaagcctttttcatgttcaatctgtggtaaaaatgtTACTCAAAGGCAAAAtttgaaaaaacacatgagaatacacactggagaaaaaacattttcatgttcaatctgtggtaaaaattttactcaaaggcaataTTTGAATactcacatgagaacacacactggagaaactttttcctgctcagaatgtggtaaaagttttgtaagaaatcaaagtttaaaagaacatatgagaaaacacactggagaaaaaactttttcctgtaTAGTATGTGGTAAAATTTTTGTAAGAAGTCacaatttaaaagtacacatgagaacacacactggagaaaaacctttttcatgttcaatctgcagtaaagattttactcgaagggaccatttccaaaaacacatgagaacacacactgaagAAAAACCGTTTTCATGCTAA